Within the Pseudoalteromonas ulvae UL12 genome, the region ATGCTCGATAATGCGGCGTTTAAATTCCCAATTAATACACCTGATAGCAAAGAAGCCTATTTTTATCGCTGCATTTTTGCGGAACATTTTCCAGGAGACGCATCGTCACATTGCGTTCCTCATGGTAAGTCAGTGGCTTGTTCTACTCCTGAAGCGCTTGCTTGGGATGCATCATTTGCAACCAATGCAGATCCATCCGGTCGTGCCGCGGGTGTACATAACGCCGCCTACGAAAAGAAATAATAATATTAGGTTCATAAAAAAGGCTAGAATACAAATCTAGCCTTTTTAACACACACTGATTATTTATTTTGATTTTTGTCGTTGTAAATCTTTTTGTGTTTGCTTGGCAACTTTTCGTTGTTTCAAGACTTCCTGTGCCTCATGGCCGATATGACCTTCGCCGCGGGCTTGGGCGAGCTCAATCTGTTTTTGACGCTCAGCGAAACGAGCACGCTGCTCATCGGTCACTTCATTGTGACAATGATGGCATGATACCCCTTCCATGTACTCTGGCTTGAGTTTTTCATCTTCCGTAATAGGCATGCGACATGCGTGACATTGGTCGTAAGAACCTTTTTGCAAATCATGATCAACGGCTACACGATTATCAAACACAAAACATTCACCTTGCCACATGGTCTCTTCTTTTGGCACTTCTTCAAGGTATTTTAAGATCCCACCTTCAAGGTGGTAAACTTCTTCAAAACCCTGCTCTTTCATATAAGCCGTTGATTTTTCACAGCGGATCCCACCGGTACAAAACATGGCTACTTTTTTATGTTTAGCTGGGTCTAAATTTTCCTCAGCCCACTTTGGAAACTCTCGAAATGTCTTTGTGTTTGGATCAACCGCATGCTGGAAAGTGCCAATTTCGATTTCATAATCGTTACGAGTATCTATCAGGATAACATCAGGATCTGAAATAAGTGCATTCCAGTCTTTTGGTTTAACGTAACTCCCAACCACTTTCAATG harbors:
- the trhO gene encoding oxygen-dependent tRNA uridine(34) hydroxylase TrhO, which encodes MTAIHKDNATAEHFVVCALYKFVTLPNFESLRQPLLNVMEQNEVRGTLLIAAEGINGTVSAKRAGIDALLAWLDKQPNLDNIVSKESYDDECPFYRTKVKLKKEIVTMGVDGVDPLKVVGSYVKPKDWNALISDPDVILIDTRNDYEIEIGTFQHAVDPNTKTFREFPKWAEENLDPAKHKKVAMFCTGGIRCEKSTAYMKEQGFEEVYHLEGGILKYLEEVPKEETMWQGECFVFDNRVAVDHDLQKGSYDQCHACRMPITEDEKLKPEYMEGVSCHHCHNEVTDEQRARFAERQKQIELAQARGEGHIGHEAQEVLKQRKVAKQTQKDLQRQKSK